A single genomic interval of Orcinus orca chromosome 19, mOrcOrc1.1, whole genome shotgun sequence harbors:
- the OGFOD3 gene encoding 2-oxoglutarate and iron-dependent oxygenase domain-containing protein 3 isoform X2, whose product MAPQRRGAPKAPEGNRAADRRRPSSTKSVRAPRDVWKKWLRVAVLGACTTFVALLLWGSLGGDDSITEVLAHRSEVLPGRFIEVPCSEDYDSHRRFEGCSPRKCGRGVSDAIITRDEARRIRSIAEKGLSLGGSDGGASILDLHSGALSVGKHFVNLYRYFGDKIQTIFSEEDFQLYRDLRQKVQLAIAQAFGISASLLHLTKPTFFSRINSTAARTAHDEYWHAHVDKVTYGSFDYTSLLYLSDYLDDFGGGRFVFMEEGANKTVEPRAGRVSFFTSGSENLHRVEKVHWGTRYAITIAFTCDPDHGIADPTFT is encoded by the exons ATGGCACCTCAGAGGAGGGGCGCTCCCAAGGCGCCCGAGGGCAACCGGGCAGCTGACCGCCGGCGCCCGAGCAG CACCAAGAGTGTCCGGGCGCCTCGGGATGTGTGGAAGAAGTGGCTGAGAGTTGCCGTCCTGGGGGCCTGCACCACGTTCGTTGCGCTCCTGCTCTGGGGCAGTCTGGGGGGTGATGACAGCATCACTGAGGTCCTAGCTCATCGAAGTGAGGTCCTGCCAGGCAGGTTCATTGAGGTGCCCTGCTCCGAGGACTATGACAGTCACCGAAGGTTTGAAG GCTGCTCCCCGAGGAAGTGTGGCCGGGGCGTCAGCGATGCCATCATCACCAGGGACGAAGCCCGGAGGATTCGCAG CATAGCTGAGAAGGGGCTGTCCCTGGGAGGATCGGACGGAGGG GCGTCTATCCTGGACCTGCACTCGGGGGCCTTGTCTGTCGGGAAGCACTTTGTGAACCTGTACAG ATACTTTGGGGATAAAATACAAACTATCTTCTCAGAAGAGGACTTCCAGTTGTACCG GGACCTGCGGCAGAAGGTCCAGCTGGCAATCGCCCAGGCATTTGGCATCAGCGCGTCCTTGTTGCACCTGACGAAGCCCACCTTCTTCTCCCGCATCAACAGCACGGCGGCCCGCACGGCTCATGACGAGTACTGGCACGCGCACGTGGACAAG GTGACCTACGGCTCCTTCGACTACACATCACTGCTGTACCTCTCCGACTACCTGGATGACTTCGGTGGCGGGCGGTTTGTGTTCATGGAGGAGGGGGCCAACAAGACGGTGGAGCCGAGAGCAG GTCGGGTGTCCTTCTTCACCTCGGGGTCTGAGAACCTGCACCGGGTGGAGAAGGTTCACTGGGGCACCCGCTACGCCATCACCATCGCCTTCACCTGCGACCCCGACCATGGCATCGCGGACCCAACATTCACATAG
- the OGFOD3 gene encoding 2-oxoglutarate and iron-dependent oxygenase domain-containing protein 3 isoform X1, with translation MAPQRRGAPKAPEGNRAADRRRPSSTKSVRAPRDVWKKWLRVAVLGACTTFVALLLWGSLGGDDSITEVLAHRSEVLPGRFIEVPCSEDYDSHRRFEGCSPRKCGRGVSDAIITRDEARRIRSIAEKGLSLGGSDGGASILDLHSGALSVGKHFVNLYRYFGDKIQTIFSEEDFQLYRDLRQKVQLAIAQAFGISASLLHLTKPTFFSRINSTAARTAHDEYWHAHVDKVTYGSFDYTSLLYLSDYLDDFGGGRFVFMEEGANKTVEPRAGRTHGRAFPGMQHLRCVQCVHGAHSSEEEVGVATVTESLQSEFPEPAPTPSPVVTQKLKTDG, from the exons ATGGCACCTCAGAGGAGGGGCGCTCCCAAGGCGCCCGAGGGCAACCGGGCAGCTGACCGCCGGCGCCCGAGCAG CACCAAGAGTGTCCGGGCGCCTCGGGATGTGTGGAAGAAGTGGCTGAGAGTTGCCGTCCTGGGGGCCTGCACCACGTTCGTTGCGCTCCTGCTCTGGGGCAGTCTGGGGGGTGATGACAGCATCACTGAGGTCCTAGCTCATCGAAGTGAGGTCCTGCCAGGCAGGTTCATTGAGGTGCCCTGCTCCGAGGACTATGACAGTCACCGAAGGTTTGAAG GCTGCTCCCCGAGGAAGTGTGGCCGGGGCGTCAGCGATGCCATCATCACCAGGGACGAAGCCCGGAGGATTCGCAG CATAGCTGAGAAGGGGCTGTCCCTGGGAGGATCGGACGGAGGG GCGTCTATCCTGGACCTGCACTCGGGGGCCTTGTCTGTCGGGAAGCACTTTGTGAACCTGTACAG ATACTTTGGGGATAAAATACAAACTATCTTCTCAGAAGAGGACTTCCAGTTGTACCG GGACCTGCGGCAGAAGGTCCAGCTGGCAATCGCCCAGGCATTTGGCATCAGCGCGTCCTTGTTGCACCTGACGAAGCCCACCTTCTTCTCCCGCATCAACAGCACGGCGGCCCGCACGGCTCATGACGAGTACTGGCACGCGCACGTGGACAAG GTGACCTACGGCTCCTTCGACTACACATCACTGCTGTACCTCTCCGACTACCTGGATGACTTCGGTGGCGGGCGGTTTGTGTTCATGGAGGAGGGGGCCAACAAGACGGTGGAGCCGAGAGCAGGTAGGACTCATGGGCGGGCGTTTCCCGGGATGCAGCATTTACGGTGTGTCCAGTGTGTCCATGGAGCACATTCGTCAGAGGAGGAGGTAGGCGTGGCCACGGTCACTGAGTCACTGCAGAGTGAGTTCCCAGAGCCAGCCCCCACTCCATCCCCTGTAGTGACTCAGAAGCTTAAGACAGACGGATGA